One segment of Carya illinoinensis cultivar Pawnee chromosome 1, C.illinoinensisPawnee_v1, whole genome shotgun sequence DNA contains the following:
- the LOC122280692 gene encoding golgin subfamily A member 6-like protein 7, with product MLSEGDKVSSSVSSSSISYHTLRNNPICNCGSPASLRWSNTPRNPGRSFFGCSKYNMKGLPHCNFFIWADSGKEIENDLMKLEIEILMKKEELQKTHEELQKTHEEVRKLLQLFRRREEEVRTREEEVKKMMEEVRRWMEEVRLRDGEIVKREVEVRRQRTHIRIYWAVSILLYLYLIRSH from the exons ATGTTATCTGAGGGAGATAAGGTATCATCGTCAGTTTCTTCATCTTCTATTTCATATCATACTTTGAGAAACAACCCAATTTGCAATTGTGGGTCACCTGCTTCACTTAGATGGTCGAACACGCCAAGAAATCCGGGCCGATCCTTCTTTGGGTGTTCAAAGTACAATATGAAG GGATTACCACATTGCAACTTTTTCATATGGGCAGATAGTGGTAAGGAAATAGAGAATGACCTTATGAAATTAGAAATTGAGATTTTAATGAAGAAGGAAGAGCTCCAGAAAACACATGAAGAGTTGCAGAAAACACATGAAGAGGTTCGGAAATTATTGCAACTGTttcgaagaagagaggaagaggtgagaacaagagaggaagaggttaaaaaaatgatggaagAGGTTCGACgttggatggaagaggttcgcCTAAGAGATGGCGAAATTGTCAAGAGGGAGGTGGAAGTCCGGCGTCAACGCACACATATTCGTATATATTGGGCAGtttctattttactttatttgtaCTTGATACGATCGCATTGA
- the LOC122280681 gene encoding trimethyltridecatetraene synthase-like, which translates to MELASWATYAAVWLATLALFSLSKYLRRRRQVHLPPGPKSWPIIGNLNLIGSLPHQSIHALSKKYGPIMQLRFGSFPVVVGSSVEMAKAFLKTYDVTFASRPKTAAGKYTTYNYSDITWSPYGPYWRQARKMCLMELFSARRLESYEYIRKEEMSALLRDLYKSNNQPITLKDHLSTVSLNVISRMVLGKKYTDESENSIVSPEEFKKMLDELFLLSGVLNIGDSIPWIDFMDLQGYIKRMKALSKKFDRFLEHVLDEHIQRKKEVKDHEAMDMVDLLLQIAEDPTLDVKLERHGVKAFTQDLIAGGTESSAVTVEWAISELLRKPEIFNKAAEELDRVIGRDRWVEEKDIVNLPYIDAIVKETMRLHPVAPMLVPRLAREDCKIAGYDILKGTRVLVNVWTIGRDSTLWENPDEFCPERFIGKAIDVKGHDFELLPFGSGRRMCPGYSLGLKVIQSSLANLLHGFTWKLPADMKTGDLNMEEIFGLSTPKKIPLVTIVDTRLPKHVYPL; encoded by the exons ATGGAACTTGCCTCTTGGGCAACATATGCAGCCGTATGGCTTGCAACCTTAGCTCTCTTCTCGCTCTCCAAATATCTTCGCCGCCGCCGCCAAGTACACTTGCCTCCAGGTCCAAAATCATGGCCCATCATCGGAAACCTCAACCTCATAGGCTCACTCCCCCACCAATCCATCCATGCACTCTCTAAAAAATATGGGCCCATCATGCAGCTCCGTTTCGGGTCATTCCCCGTTGTTGTAGGTTCCTCCGTCGAGATGGCTAAGGCCTTTCTCAAAACCTATGATGTCACCTTTGCATCCCGACCCAAGACCGCCGCAGGCAAATACACCACCTATAACTACTCGGACATCACATGGTCCCCTTACGGCCCATACTGGCGTCAGGCTCGTAAAATGTGCCTGATGGAGCTTTTCAGCGCGAGACGCCTCGAGTCCTATGAGTACATTCGCAAGGAGGAGATGAGTGCCTTGCTAAGAGACTTGTACAAGTCCAACAACCAGCCGATCACCTTGAAAGACCATCTTTCTACCGTCAGTCTCAACGTTATCAGTCGCATGGTGTTGGGAAAGAAGTACACGGATGAGTCCGAGAATTCGATTGTTTCCCCAGAAGAGTTCAAGAAGATGTTGGACGAGTTGTTCTTGCTTAGTGGGGTGTTGAATATTGGGGATTCTATACCTTGGATCGATTTCATGGATTTGCAGGGGTATATTAAGAGAATGAAAGCATTGAGCAAGAAGTTTGATAGATTCTTGGAGCATGTGTTGGACGAACAtattcaaaggaaaaaagaagtgaAGGATCATGAAGCGATGGACATGGTGGATCTTCTGTTGCAGATTGCTGAGGATCCTACGCTTGATGTTAAGCTTGAGAGACATGGTGTCAAGGCATTTACCCAG GATTTGATAGCCGGTGGAACCGAGAGCTCGGCCGTGACTGTAGAATGGGCAATCTCGGAGCTCCTAAGAAAGCCAGAGATTTTCAACAAGGCTGCAGAAGAGCTAGATAGGGTAATTGGTAGAGACAGATGGGTTGAAGAGAAGGACATTGTAAATCTACCATACATTGATGCAATTGTCAAGGAGACAATGCGGCTGCACCCTGTGGCTCCAATGCTGGTGCCTCGCCTAGCCAGGGAAGACTGCAAGATTGCTGGCTATGACATTCTCAAAGGGACCCGAGTGCTTGTCAACGTCTGGACCATTGGGAGAGATTCTACATTGTGGGAGAACCCAGATGAGTTTTGCCCTGAGAGGTTCATTGGGAAGGCCATCGATGTGAAAGGTCATGACTTTGAGCTACTGCCTTTTGGGTCAGGTAGAAGGATGTGCCCCGGTTACAGTCTTGGCCTCAAGGTGATACAATCAAGTTTGGCTAACCTCTTGCATGGATTCACATGGAAATTGCCAGCAGATATGAAGACGGGGGATCTGAACATGGAGGAAATTTTTGGGCTCTCAACTCCTAAGAAAATCCCACTTGTCACTATTGTGGACACTAGGCTTCCAAAACATGTTTACCCTCTGTGA